From a single Syngnathus scovelli strain Florida chromosome 2, RoL_Ssco_1.2, whole genome shotgun sequence genomic region:
- the LOC125989122 gene encoding XK-related protein 7 isoform X1 — protein MAAKSDGAAVAVEDDNPPRSLSEPGQATPAASTAAAARPRCAPAGGQAYTLLDCCWVLCALLVFFSDGATDLWLAADYYLRDDYWWFGLTLVFVVVPSAVVQVLSFRWFVYDYSELSGADAAAGAASEATSDAVVGTKDSDQRGAGAAASNAANATAVPAPSCASAVTERGGRPRRCCTVCMWVFQTVLHALQLGQVWRYIHALFLGAQSRWHGDGSHNRFHWRLMFESADITMLRLLEAFLKSAPQLVLQLSIMIHGNAVLPLQGLSASASLVSLAWMIASYQKVLRDSRDDKLPMSYKAVIAQILWHLFTIGARTVAFALFASVFQLYFGIFIVSHWCATQHSEPALKVFIQEMCNDRHWMKSYLQSCVMSAMLRFVTLLLYMLLSFRCIMTFWIIQGETDFCMSKWEEIIYNMVVGIIYIFCWFNVKEGPSRLRMTVYYTVTLAENVALTAAWYTYRGPHTSDSYALVVVCLVACSFALGTFFMLVYYCWLHPDGPVLGTNWGGCVDEGIVSASGVVGVIDACLTPSQGSQTDMVITSPPRTLPRTKDTGDMVPGDPDRDRDRDSCLPVFQVRPSPSSSPALLHRTSSSQEGPVIRIDLPRKRYPAWDAHFIDRRLRKTILLLETTSASSPRIQYRSSMMGSKEVLEYETTV, from the exons ATGGCCGCTAAGTCTGATGGAGCAGCGGTGGCTGTGGAAGATGACAACCCGCCCAGGAGCCTCTCGGAACCAGGCCAAGCCACCCCCGCCGCCTCCACCGCGGCCGCCGCCCGGCCCCGGTGCGCCCCCGCGGGCGGACAGGCGTACACGCTGCTGGACTGCTGCTGGGTTCTGTGCGCCCTTCTCGTCTTCTTCTCCGACGGCGCCACCGACCTGTGGCTGGCCGCCGACTACTACCTGCGAGACGACTACTGGTGGTTCGGCCTGACGCTAGTCTTCGTCGTGGTGCCGTCCGCCGTCGTACAGGTCCTCAGTTTCAGGTGGTTCGTGTACGACTACTCCGAGCTGAGCGGCGCGGACGCAGCAGCGGGAGCGGCGAGCGAAGCAACCAGCGACGCCGTTGTCGGAACCAAGGACAGCGACCAGCGCGGCGCGGGTGCGGCGGCGAGCAACGCGGCGAACGCGACCGCCGTCCCCGCGCCCTCTTGCGCCTCCGCAGTGACCGAGAGAGGCGGGCGACCACGGAGATGTTGCACGGTCTGCATGTGGGTCTTTCAAACGGTGCTCCACGCCTTACAGCTGGGACAAGTGTGGAG GTATATCCACGCACTCTTTCTGGGCGCTCAGAGTCGCTGGCACGGTGACGGTTCCCACAACCGTTTCCACTGGCGGCTAATGTTTGAGAGCGCCGACATAACCATGCTTCGTCTCCTGGAGGCATTCCTCAAGTCGGCGCCGCAGCTTGTCCTTCAGCTTAGCATCATGATCCATGGAAACGCCGTCCTGCCGCTGCAAG GTCTATCGGCCTCGGCCTCTCTGGTGTCACTGGCCTGGATGATCGCATCCTACCAGAAGGTTCTGAGGGATTCGCGTGATGACAAGCTGCCCATGTCCTACAAGGCCGTCATCGCCCAGATCCTCTGGCACTTGTTCACCATCGGGGCCAGGACCGTGGCCTTTGCCCTCTTTGCCTCCGTCTTCCAGCTCTATTTTGGAATATTCATCGTCAGTCACTGGTGTGCCACACAACACAGCGAACCCGCCTTGAAAGTGTTTATCCAGGAAATGTGCAATGACAGACATTGGATGAAATCATATTTACAATCATGTGTCATGTCAGCAATGTTGAGATTTGTTACTCTTTTACTTTATATGCTTCTGTCTTTCAGGTGTATAATGACATTCTGGATAATCCAAGGTGAGACTGACTTCTGCATGTCCAAGTgggaggagatcatctacaacaTGGTGGTGGGCATCATCTACATCTTCTGCTGGTTCAACGTCAAGGAGGGGCCCAGCCGCCTCCGCATGACTGTCTACTACACGGTAACGCTGGCGGAAAACGTGGCCCTGACGGCCGCCTGGTACACGTACCGTGGCCCTCACACCTCCGACTCGTACGCTCTGGTGGTGGTGTGCCTGGTGGCCTGCAGCTTCGCCTTGGGGACTTTCTTCATGTTGGTCTACTACTGCTGGCTGCATCCTGACGGGCCAGTGCTGGGCACAAATTGGGGAGGGTGTGTGGATGAGGGGATAGTGAGCGCAAGCGGCGTGGTGGGTGTGATCGACGCTTGTCTCACGCCATCCCAAGGCTCGCAAACAGACATGGTCATCACCAGTCCTCCCAGGACTCTTCCCAGGACTAAAGACACGGGAGACATGGTTCCCGGGGATCCGGACAGGGACAGGGATCGGGACAGTTGCCTGCCGGTTTTCCAGGTGCGTCCGTCCCCTTCGTCCTCCCCGGCGCTCCTCCACAGGACCTCCTCCTCACAAGAAGGCCCTGTGATCCGGATCGACCTCCCAAGGAAGAGGTATCCGGCCTGGGATGCCCACTTCATTGACCGTCGCCTTCGCAAGACCATCTTACTTCTGGAGACCACGTCAGCGTCCAGCCCCAGGATACAATACCGAAGTAGCATGATGGGCAGCAAAGAGGTGCTGGAGTATGAGACCACTGTTTAG
- the LOC125989122 gene encoding XK-related protein 7 isoform X2, whose product MAAKSDGAAVAVEDDNPPRSLSEPGQATPAASTAAAARPRCAPAGGQAYTLLDCCWVLCALLVFFSDGATDLWLAADYYLRDDYWWFGLTLVFVVVPSAVVQVLSFRWFVYDYSELSGADAAAGAASEATSDAVVGTKDSDQRGAGAAASNAANATAVPAPSCASAVTERGGRPRRCCTVCMWVFQTVLHALQLGQVWRYIHALFLGAQSRWHGDGSHNRFHWRLMFESADITMLRLLEAFLKSAPQLVLQLSIMIHGNAVLPLQGLSASASLVSLAWMIASYQKVLRDSRDDKLPMSYKAVIAQILWHLFTIGARTVAFALFASVFQLYFGIFIVSHWCIMTFWIIQGETDFCMSKWEEIIYNMVVGIIYIFCWFNVKEGPSRLRMTVYYTVTLAENVALTAAWYTYRGPHTSDSYALVVVCLVACSFALGTFFMLVYYCWLHPDGPVLGTNWGGCVDEGIVSASGVVGVIDACLTPSQGSQTDMVITSPPRTLPRTKDTGDMVPGDPDRDRDRDSCLPVFQVRPSPSSSPALLHRTSSSQEGPVIRIDLPRKRYPAWDAHFIDRRLRKTILLLETTSASSPRIQYRSSMMGSKEVLEYETTV is encoded by the exons ATGGCCGCTAAGTCTGATGGAGCAGCGGTGGCTGTGGAAGATGACAACCCGCCCAGGAGCCTCTCGGAACCAGGCCAAGCCACCCCCGCCGCCTCCACCGCGGCCGCCGCCCGGCCCCGGTGCGCCCCCGCGGGCGGACAGGCGTACACGCTGCTGGACTGCTGCTGGGTTCTGTGCGCCCTTCTCGTCTTCTTCTCCGACGGCGCCACCGACCTGTGGCTGGCCGCCGACTACTACCTGCGAGACGACTACTGGTGGTTCGGCCTGACGCTAGTCTTCGTCGTGGTGCCGTCCGCCGTCGTACAGGTCCTCAGTTTCAGGTGGTTCGTGTACGACTACTCCGAGCTGAGCGGCGCGGACGCAGCAGCGGGAGCGGCGAGCGAAGCAACCAGCGACGCCGTTGTCGGAACCAAGGACAGCGACCAGCGCGGCGCGGGTGCGGCGGCGAGCAACGCGGCGAACGCGACCGCCGTCCCCGCGCCCTCTTGCGCCTCCGCAGTGACCGAGAGAGGCGGGCGACCACGGAGATGTTGCACGGTCTGCATGTGGGTCTTTCAAACGGTGCTCCACGCCTTACAGCTGGGACAAGTGTGGAG GTATATCCACGCACTCTTTCTGGGCGCTCAGAGTCGCTGGCACGGTGACGGTTCCCACAACCGTTTCCACTGGCGGCTAATGTTTGAGAGCGCCGACATAACCATGCTTCGTCTCCTGGAGGCATTCCTCAAGTCGGCGCCGCAGCTTGTCCTTCAGCTTAGCATCATGATCCATGGAAACGCCGTCCTGCCGCTGCAAG GTCTATCGGCCTCGGCCTCTCTGGTGTCACTGGCCTGGATGATCGCATCCTACCAGAAGGTTCTGAGGGATTCGCGTGATGACAAGCTGCCCATGTCCTACAAGGCCGTCATCGCCCAGATCCTCTGGCACTTGTTCACCATCGGGGCCAGGACCGTGGCCTTTGCCCTCTTTGCCTCCGTCTTCCAGCTCTATTTTGGAATATTCATCGTCAGTCACTG GTGTATAATGACATTCTGGATAATCCAAGGTGAGACTGACTTCTGCATGTCCAAGTgggaggagatcatctacaacaTGGTGGTGGGCATCATCTACATCTTCTGCTGGTTCAACGTCAAGGAGGGGCCCAGCCGCCTCCGCATGACTGTCTACTACACGGTAACGCTGGCGGAAAACGTGGCCCTGACGGCCGCCTGGTACACGTACCGTGGCCCTCACACCTCCGACTCGTACGCTCTGGTGGTGGTGTGCCTGGTGGCCTGCAGCTTCGCCTTGGGGACTTTCTTCATGTTGGTCTACTACTGCTGGCTGCATCCTGACGGGCCAGTGCTGGGCACAAATTGGGGAGGGTGTGTGGATGAGGGGATAGTGAGCGCAAGCGGCGTGGTGGGTGTGATCGACGCTTGTCTCACGCCATCCCAAGGCTCGCAAACAGACATGGTCATCACCAGTCCTCCCAGGACTCTTCCCAGGACTAAAGACACGGGAGACATGGTTCCCGGGGATCCGGACAGGGACAGGGATCGGGACAGTTGCCTGCCGGTTTTCCAGGTGCGTCCGTCCCCTTCGTCCTCCCCGGCGCTCCTCCACAGGACCTCCTCCTCACAAGAAGGCCCTGTGATCCGGATCGACCTCCCAAGGAAGAGGTATCCGGCCTGGGATGCCCACTTCATTGACCGTCGCCTTCGCAAGACCATCTTACTTCTGGAGACCACGTCAGCGTCCAGCCCCAGGATACAATACCGAAGTAGCATGATGGGCAGCAAAGAGGTGCTGGAGTATGAGACCACTGTTTAG